A part of Caldisericia bacterium genomic DNA contains:
- a CDS encoding radical SAM protein yields MKIRKVLLFNPPVGLYQRGEERCQADIEGSATVSIRPPNNLGYMASVLRLIGITPLIRDYPVEKDKDFITDLKAFNPDMLIMSITTATIEKDLEYFKIAKDVKKDIITVAEGAHFITAPLSSFNKEVYNFMDFAIYGESEGIVDKLVDALNNNLNVSYVKGLIFKENNRWIKTPPSPFIEDLDSLPFPARDLMRNELYINPDTGNPIATIQTSRGCPAKCIYCLTPIVSGSKVRKRSAKNIVDEIEECINKYNIKEFFFRADTFTIDNEWVVSVCKEIIKRDLKISWVANSRVKPLSEDTLLWMKKAGCYLVAFGIESGSNRSLKLMKKGATVSDAIRAVNMAKRVGLKTYCFFMLGFPWEKREDIEETIRFSKKIPCDFAEFHIATPYYGTELFEMVKNEGLIDKEIVGYNYFTNPAVGTKYLSRDELIHLRRKALLSFYLRPNYILKTFLSISSKKKFANYLRYGLKLIKNTIFKTR; encoded by the coding sequence ATGAAGATAAGGAAGGTTCTACTTTTTAATCCACCTGTTGGTTTATATCAGCGAGGTGAAGAGAGGTGTCAGGCAGATATTGAGGGAAGTGCCACTGTTTCTATACGTCCTCCAAATAATCTTGGATATATGGCTTCTGTTCTTAGACTTATTGGAATAACTCCACTAATAAGAGACTATCCTGTGGAAAAGGATAAAGACTTTATAACGGATTTAAAAGCATTTAACCCAGACATGTTGATAATGAGTATAACTACAGCAACAATTGAAAAGGATTTAGAATACTTTAAGATTGCAAAAGATGTTAAAAAAGACATTATAACCGTAGCTGAAGGAGCACATTTTATTACAGCTCCACTTTCATCCTTTAACAAGGAAGTTTATAACTTTATGGATTTTGCCATATACGGAGAGAGTGAAGGAATAGTGGATAAGCTTGTAGATGCTTTAAACAATAATTTGAATGTATCTTACGTCAAAGGTTTAATATTTAAAGAGAACAACAGGTGGATCAAAACTCCACCTTCCCCCTTCATTGAAGACCTTGATTCTCTTCCATTTCCTGCAAGGGATCTTATGAGAAATGAACTTTACATAAATCCAGACACAGGAAATCCTATTGCAACAATACAAACCTCTCGTGGCTGTCCTGCAAAATGTATATACTGTCTTACCCCCATTGTATCTGGGAGTAAAGTAAGAAAGAGGAGCGCAAAAAACATTGTTGATGAGATTGAAGAATGTATAAACAAATACAATATAAAAGAGTTCTTCTTCAGAGCAGATACATTCACAATTGATAATGAGTGGGTTGTCTCTGTTTGTAAGGAAATAATTAAAAGAGATTTAAAGATAAGTTGGGTGGCAAATTCCCGTGTTAAACCATTATCAGAGGATACACTTTTGTGGATGAAGAAGGCTGGATGTTATCTTGTTGCATTTGGTATTGAATCTGGGAGTAACAGGAGTTTAAAACTTATGAAGAAAGGAGCTACCGTTTCTGATGCTATAAGAGCAGTAAATATGGCAAAGAGAGTGGGACTTAAGACATACTGCTTCTTCATGCTTGGTTTCCCCTGGGAGAAGAGAGAAGACATAGAGGAAACCATAAGATTTTCAAAGAAAATACCGTGTGATTTTGCAGAATTCCATATAGCAACACCATACTATGGAACAGAACTGTTTGAGATGGTTAAAAATGAGGGTCTTATAGATAAGGAAATTGTCGGCTACAACTATTTCACAAATCCAGCTGTGGGTACAAAATACCTATCAAGGGATGAACTTATCCACCTGAGAAGAAAGGCTCTTCTATCTTTCTATCTAAGACCGAATTACATATTAAAAACTTTCCTTTCCATATCTTCAAAGAAAAAGTTTGCGAATTATTTAAGGTATGGACTAAAACTTATAAAAAACACTATCTTTAAAACAAGATGA
- a CDS encoding GIY-YIG nuclease family protein — translation MNRVLKEVSNILEREGVRFEFLTSPPFPSYKGSYILVVFLNKNKRIKIGKLGEFLFKKGFYFYVGSAKGGIDKRVNRYFNLKRAKWHIDYLLREGKSVGVFCVRNKEEEELSHILRKYREEPIKGFGSSDKSCFSHLFV, via the coding sequence TTGAATAGAGTTTTAAAAGAGGTCTCTAATATTCTTGAAAGGGAAGGAGTCAGGTTTGAATTTTTAACTTCTCCTCCCTTTCCTTCATACAAAGGTTCATACATTCTTGTTGTTTTCCTTAATAAGAATAAGAGGATAAAGATTGGAAAACTTGGAGAGTTCTTATTTAAAAAGGGATTCTACTTCTATGTTGGAAGTGCAAAAGGAGGTATTGATAAAAGAGTTAATAGATACTTTAACTTAAAAAGGGCTAAGTGGCATATAGACTATCTTCTTAGGGAAGGAAAAAGTGTTGGTGTTTTTTGTGTAAGAAACAAAGAAGAGGAGGAGCTTTCACATATTTTAAGGAAATACAGAGAGGAGCCAATAAAGGGCTTTGGCTCCTCTGATAAAAGTTGCTTTTCACATCTCTTTGTTTAA
- the hutU gene encoding urocanate hydratase: protein MRDEKVVIRAPRGTKLNTKGWGQEAALRMLMNNLDPEVAEKPEELIVYGGTGKAARNWKAFWNIVKALKELENDETLVVQSGKPVGIFKTHEFAPRVLISNAMLVPKWATWDEFRRLEALGLTMYGQMTAGSWIYIGTQGILQGTYETFASLANKHFNGSLKGKFVLSAGLGGMGGAQPLAITMNEGICIIAEVDRKRAERRIKTGYLEFLVDSLDEALKLMEEAKEKRIPRSIGVVMNAVDLYTELLKRGIIPDVVTDQTSAHDELNGYVPSGIPYEEALKLRKENPEKYRKLSYESIVKHVEAMVEFKKRGSVVFDYGNNIRGQAYKAGFKEAFSFPGFVPAYIRPLFFEGKGPFRWAALSGDPKDIYVTDEIVVKEFPEDTHLVRWIKLAREKVKFQGLPARICWLGYGERAHFGKIINDLVRKGKISAPIVIGRDHLDTGSVASPNRETEGMKDGSDAIADWPILNGLLNAVSGATWVAVHHGGGVGIGYSIHAGMVVVADGTDMADKRLELVLNNDPGIGVVRHADAGYEEAIEFAKKHGIKMPSIE, encoded by the coding sequence ATGAGAGATGAAAAGGTAGTTATAAGAGCACCAAGAGGAACTAAATTAAACACAAAGGGTTGGGGGCAGGAAGCTGCTCTAAGAATGCTTATGAATAACCTTGATCCTGAAGTAGCTGAAAAACCAGAAGAACTCATTGTCTATGGAGGAACGGGTAAGGCAGCAAGAAACTGGAAAGCGTTCTGGAATATTGTTAAAGCTCTCAAGGAACTTGAGAATGATGAAACTCTTGTTGTTCAATCAGGAAAGCCTGTTGGAATATTTAAAACCCATGAATTTGCACCAAGGGTTCTTATATCAAATGCTATGCTTGTTCCAAAGTGGGCAACATGGGATGAGTTTAGAAGACTTGAAGCACTTGGATTAACCATGTATGGTCAGATGACAGCTGGAAGCTGGATATACATTGGAACTCAGGGGATACTTCAGGGAACATATGAGACATTCGCTTCTTTGGCAAACAAACATTTTAATGGAAGTTTGAAGGGAAAATTTGTGCTTTCTGCCGGTCTTGGAGGAATGGGTGGAGCGCAACCTCTGGCAATTACAATGAATGAGGGAATTTGTATAATAGCAGAGGTGGATAGAAAAAGGGCAGAGAGAAGAATAAAAACCGGTTATCTTGAATTCCTTGTTGATTCTCTCGATGAAGCACTTAAGCTTATGGAAGAGGCAAAAGAAAAGAGAATCCCAAGATCCATTGGTGTAGTAATGAATGCAGTGGATCTATACACAGAATTGCTTAAGAGAGGGATAATTCCTGATGTGGTAACAGATCAGACCTCTGCTCATGATGAATTAAATGGATATGTTCCTTCAGGAATACCTTACGAGGAGGCACTCAAACTGAGGAAGGAGAATCCAGAAAAATACAGGAAACTCTCCTATGAATCTATAGTTAAACATGTTGAGGCAATGGTGGAGTTCAAAAAGAGAGGTTCTGTTGTATTTGATTACGGGAATAACATTAGAGGACAGGCCTATAAAGCAGGATTTAAAGAAGCATTCTCTTTCCCAGGTTTTGTTCCAGCGTATATAAGACCTCTGTTTTTTGAAGGGAAGGGACCTTTTAGATGGGCAGCTCTTTCAGGTGATCCTAAAGATATATACGTAACTGACGAAATTGTAGTTAAGGAATTTCCCGAAGATACCCATCTTGTAAGGTGGATAAAACTGGCAAGAGAAAAGGTTAAATTTCAGGGATTACCAGCGAGGATTTGCTGGCTTGGATACGGAGAGAGAGCCCATTTTGGAAAAATAATAAACGACCTTGTAAGGAAAGGAAAAATATCTGCTCCCATAGTAATTGGAAGAGACCATCTTGATACTGGATCAGTTGCATCACCAAACAGAGAGACAGAGGGAATGAAGGATGGATCAGATGCCATAGCAGATTGGCCCATCCTTAATGGTCTTTTAAATGCAGTATCTGGTGCAACATGGGTGGCAGTTCATCATGGTGGAGGTGTTGGTATTGGATACTCAATCCATGCTGGGATGGTTGTAGTTGCTGATGGAACAGATATGGCAGATAAAAGACTTGAACTTGTCTTGAATAATGATCCCGGTATAGGTGTTGTAAGACATGCAGATGCGGGATATGAAGAAGCAATAGAATTTGCAAAGAAGCATGGGATAAAAATGCCCTCAATTGAATAG